One Panicum virgatum strain AP13 chromosome 3N, P.virgatum_v5, whole genome shotgun sequence DNA segment encodes these proteins:
- the LOC120665354 gene encoding sm-like protein LSM3A: MAAEEDMAVKEPLDLIRLSLDERIYVKLRSERELRGKLHAYDQHLNMILGDVEETVTSVEIDDETYEEIVRTSKRTVPFLFVRGDGVILVSPPLRTV, translated from the exons atggcggcggaggaggacatGGCGGTGAAGGAGCCGCTGGATCTGATACGGCTCAGCCTTGACGAGCGCATCTACGTCAAGCTCCGCTCCGAGCGCGAGCTCCGCGGCAAGCTCCAT GCATATGATCAGCATCTCAATATGATACTTGGAGATGTCGAAGAGACAGTGACTAGTGTAGAAATTGATGATGAGACTTATGAGGAGATCGTTCGC ACGAGCAAACGCACTGTCCCCTTTCTTTTTGTCCGAGGAGATGGTGTAATACTGGTTTCCCCACCCTTGCGGACGGTGTGA